GTCGGTTTTTGCCCTAGGGCCTTTTTGTCCGTTATTCGCATAAACGAGCCGGTCTTGAGCTAAATAAAGTCCTTTTCCGTGATAGCCGGGCAAATCACTCTTAATCCCTTCTGGCGGAGCACCCGAATTGCCGTCTCTAATCAAACAATTAACTTCAAGAGTATTAACGTTGACTTCATAAAGCCCTTCTTCCATAGTTGCATAATATACTTTCGATGAAGGCTCAAACAAATGCCGAGCAATGCCTGTATGCCGGCCCATCATCTTAGAATAAGGAATAACTCTAACATTACGCTCATCATCAACAACATAAGGACCGATGAACAGCTGGTTCGACTCACGATGAATCATACGAGCGGCGGGCGTGCCTCCAATGCTTTCAGGATGGGCAGTAAGATTTAAATCGCCATCAATTTCATAAAGATTTTCTCCGTCCGAACCTTTTGGGCTATGAGGGGCGTAAGTAACAACCCAGAGCCGATTAGCCCAAGGCACAACTGCACCAGTGCCGCATTCTCTGTTATCATTGAAATATGCAAGATGCGGATAAACACCCGACCAGCTTGAACGAGGTTCTGACCCGGCCACAGCGCTGCCTGCAGAAAAGAGAACAGAGCTAATCAGGAAAAGAAACATCAATGATTGAGGTAATTGTTTCTTTCTCGAGAATAACGAGATGACTTTTTGAGCAGTACTGAGAGCCTTAATTTTAGACAATGAGCAACCGGATAAAAGTTCCACTTTGATTCCTTTCGAAATAAATTGACTTAGCTTAATGCAATAAAAACTGAATTGAAGTATAATTTATAAAGGCAGAGCTTCAACGCCATTTTTAACAAATCAATCACCAAATTTATTTTTCAATAAACGAAAGTTTATGATAATTACAGCCAATATAAGTGCAGATGCAGCAATTAACAAAACTTTCCTTCCCTGCTCATTGAGAACAGCAATAATCAGAATTACCAATCCAGTTGAAAGAACATATGCAGAAATCAGAAAATGCCTCAACCTCCCCGCCTTAGCGAGAGAGGGCACTTTATCTGCGGAATCCCTTATTTCTATAACTCTGGAGCTATTTATTGATTCATTGCTGCCTGTAAATTCAAACAGCAGCAGCACAGAAACAGGTAATATTATTCCAATAATCCAAATTTCCAGCAAAAGCGGGTTTTCGATAAACCCCGATTTGGATTCAATAAAAGGCTTTAATAAAATCATCCCCGCAATACTTACCGAAAATGTTGCAATGACGGAGCTGAAGCCAATCTTCCGAGAAAACAAACTCCAGATTGAAGGAAGAACTATAGGCGTTACCAACATTCCTGTCAGATGCAGGACAACATTTTCTGCGCCTCCTAAAGAAGGAATCAAAACTGCAATAGATATAACAATTAAGCCCAGCAATAACGAAACAAAACGCCCAAACAACAACATCGATTTTTCAGTAATTCGAAAGCGGGCAATTTTGCCGTAAATCTCACGAGAGAATGCACCTGCAAAAACATTTATTTGTGAGTTAACCGTACTTGCTGTGGCGGCAAACATAGAAGCCGCTATGAGCCCCAGCATCCCAGAAGGCAATACAGACTGACAGGCCATGATAAAGGCTTTTTCTGAATTTGCGTTTGAATCTATAATCCTATACATCATAGGAGGAAGCATCCAAAATATCGGACTCACCAAGAAGAGAAGACCAAAGAGCAACGCCGCCTTTTTAGCGTCTTGTTTTGATGAAACGCACAAAAAACGCTGCACAAATGCCCACTGCCCTCCAATTTTAAAGAAATGAATAATGACCCATCCAACAAGAAACAGCGGAGGGAACTCCCTGCTGTATGGTATGAAAAACCTTTCGGGTGCATTGTCAATAAACGATTTAATTCCTCCAACCTCATTTAACAGCAATGGGATTACAATTAGTACTGAGGCGGTCAAAACAACAAATTGAATCACATCAGCCATTAAAACTGCCCAAAGCCCGCCAGCAGCAGCAACAAGCACCATTGAGACCCCGCAAATCACAATCGCCCAGTAAACTGACAGAGTTTGGCTGTTGCTGCCAGCTAAGAAGTGCCCTTCCGGGACTACAATCAACGCTGAAAGAATAACAGATACCGCATACAAAGCAATTCCAACATCAATCATACGGAAAATCGTTGATATCCAAGAATAAAAGTGTACTGCTTTCCGTCCAAAGCGATTCTCTATATATTCTGCAGGCGTAACTGCTCCTGATACCTTCCAGCGAGCAGCGATTGTGAAAGCCACCAACCATGCTGAAATCCCAATCATCATCAGTATGCTGACACCAACCAGCCCCTGGCGAAAGGCAATGCCGCCCCATACAACAAAAGTTCCTGAAGTGAACATAGCCATATGTCCTGAAATCCCCGCTATCCACCAAGGGGAACTTTCGCCTGCAGCAAACATATCTTTAGTATTTTTGATTTGGGAAGAATATAATATACCAAGCGTTAAAAGGCCTGCTATATAACCTAAGAAGATGACAATGTCGAATTCAGTCATAGTTTTATCTTGCTCTATTACTGCTGACGGGCCCCCTAGTCAACTGCGTTGCTCTTTGAGTATCTTTTACGAAACTCATCTGGAGTTATCCCCACGGCATTTTTGAAAAAACGTGAAAAATGCTGTGGATTGGTAAACTCAAACTTTGAAGCTATCAAATTTACTGAGAGCCTTGAATTTAGCAGCTTATCCTTTGCCATACCTATCCTGAGGCGGGTTATCTCTCCGGCAACAGAACGATTTATTGCAGCATCAAATCTCTTTTCCAAAGCGCTTCGAGAAAAACATATATGGTCGGTTACATCTGATACTGAAATTTTACGCTGATAGTTGCTTCTTATAAAAATCAAAGCTTCTCTGACAATAGGGTCCTCTACTGCCAACACATCAGTTGACTGACGTGTTACAATTCTTACAGGTTCAATATTCATCACACGGGCAGTTTCTTCCCCTGAGATAATCCTGTCTAAATGCTCGAGGGTACGATAACCAGCACCTTCAAAATCAAGTTCAATGCTTGAAAGTGCAGGACGGGAAAGATGGCATATCAAGCTGTCGTTATCTACTCCCAAAACAGAGACCTCTTCAGGAACACTTACAGAAACAAGTTTGCAGGCATCCAATACAATCCTTGCGATATCGTCATTACATACCAGCAAAGCAATAGGCTTAGGCAGGGAATATATCCAGTCGGCAAGTTCTTTACGAGCCTGATTTATTTTTGTACTGCTGGATAAATTAAGGTTGTATGAATACAGCTCTGCCCCATTCTGTTCTATGATTCTATTAAAAGCGGTCTTTCGCTCATTGGCCCAAGTGATATTTCCACAACTAATATAGCCGAAACGTTTGTGTCCAAGAGCAAATAAGTAATCACCTGCCATTTGCGCAATAGCCTCAGAATCGGCTTTCAAAGCAGCCACATCACTGCCTGCGGTATTATCAAGAGACATAACAACCTTGGGTTTATTAAAAGAGAGGATATTCTTTATGTCATAGTAGCCAAAAACAATCATCGCATCCGGATTTTGCTGGTTACACCACTTGGCAGGAAAAAGACCGCTATCGCAAACGTATTTGGGCGGGGGCAACAAAACGTCCCAAGATGGATTGAATCTAAGATAAGACTCCACACCGGAAAGAAAACTTCTTCCGGGGCCTCGGGAGGTATCTACTAAAATCAGCAACTGTTTCATTCATTTCGCCGTAATTCAAACACTTTTCACGAGAGTATATAAAGCCGCCTTTATAAATCAAGGCTTGCCGGTAAATACGCAATGGAGTGAAACCCTTCGACTTTTATACTTTAGCCAACCCTTTTGTTTTTCATAAAGAAACAGCCTGCTGCAAGATTAACTTGCGGCAGGCCTAAACAATTTTCTTTGCTTCAGGTTTATGCCTCAAGCAAAATATACAAAAAGTGTTTTAAATTCATTTTGCAATTTTATAAATTGATTTCTTCTTTGAAACAAACGGCCTCAAACGAATGCTGTATTGGTAGGGCTTGGCCTTCAAACGGTATTCTTCATGAGGGCGAGACCTTTTAGACCAGCTGTTATCGCCCCCCACACCCATCTGTTTATAATCTAAATTAACCGTATAAAAATCAGTTTGCTCGGGCAGATCTACAGTATGAGCTGCGTCCTCAAGCTGCTGCTGGGTATATGGCCAAGCGCTGAAATTCATCAGGTTCTCTGCAATTGCCATAAATCCGAGACCATCATCGTTATAAAATGCCGCCCACCGAACATCTGTACGGTTGCCGTTTTCCTGCGGAAGGACGTAATCAAAGGGGAGTTCGCTGGCTTCCATCTCATACAAAGCCACTGCTGCGCCGGATTTGCGGTCTTGATAAGTCTCATGAGGACCGCGGCCATACCACTGCACATTTGAAAACTCATCAGGAATCTGCATCTGCATACCCAATCTCATCATTGGAGGCTTATCAGGGTCCGGGGCGATTTTGTTCGTGATAAGCACATCCCCATTTCCATAAATCGTGTACTCAGTCGAATAGGCAGCCGAACCTACTGGGATCTCAGATTCCACGCTAATTGCCACAAGCGAATCACTGGCCTGTTTGGCCTTAACGCTTTTGATAGTACGTTTTGAGGCAGCATTCTTCCAATCCCTGAGCCAATGCCCCAGACCATTGCCTCGGGAATCGTCATTATCTGTCATAGCCCGCCAGAAGTTCGGCGATAAGGGATTCTTAATAAATTCTTTGCCCTTATACTTCATACTGGTCAACTCGCCGGTACTCTTAGAAACGGAAGCAGAAAAATCTTTGCCGCTAACTAAAAATCTGCCGTCTTTTTCTTTCAGATTCAGTGCGGCCATATTCGAATAATCAGTTTTTTCTGCGGCTTTGCTGAATGGCAGTTCAAACTGCTGCCAAGCTAAAACGTGCCCTTTTGGAGCCCATTTCGTCCCCTCAGCCAGCTTAAACTCAATGGTAAGGATATATTCGGCGCCCGGTTCGGGCTTAATCTTCCCAAACGGAACAGTAACCTGCTCGGATGTTCGGGGGTCTATCGCGGGCAGACTGAGCGATTCCTCTTTAATCACTATTCCATTTTCAAGCAGCTTCCATTGACAATCCACAAAGCTGAGGCTTTTGAAGAAGTACTCATTAGTGATTTCGAATCGCCCTTTCTTCAGGTCAATGGCTGATACAGAAATCTCCTGATAACCCTTCTTAACCTCGGGCATTTCAGGGCTTGGTGTCCTGTCCGGCATTACAATACCGTTAATGCAAAATGTGCCGGCGTGATTTGGCTCTCCGAAGTCTCCGCCATAAGCCCAATACTCCTCGCCGTCTTCAGTGGTTTTGACAAGACCTTGATCAACCCAGTCCCAGATGAAGCCGCCCTGGAGAATATCATATTTTTTGATCGTTTCCCAGTAGCCCTTAAAATTGCCGAGGCTGTTTCCCATAGCATGGGAATACTCACACATTATCAGCGGACGGTCAGCATCTCCCTTCGCGTACTTAACCAAACTGTCAATTGACTGATACATTGGCGCAGCAATATCTGTTACCGGATGCTCCCATTTGGAATAACCGGGGAGATAGTGCAAGGGGCGGGTTTGATCGAGCTCACGCAGTTTATCAGCGGCAGCTACGAAATTCTGGCCTATTCCCGCTTCATTACCGAGAGACCACATTATAATTGAAGGATGATTCTTATCGCGGTGCGCCATAGACATAACTCGATCTACATGAGCATCTTTCCAGAGGGGCTTATCTGCCAATGTTTCCTCAGGATCAAAGGCAACGCCATGAGACTCAATGCAGGCTTCATCTATAACATACAGGCCATATTCATCGCAAAGGGCGTAAAATTCTGGGGATTGGGGATAATGAGAAGTGCGCACGGCATTTACATTATACTGCTTCATCAATTCGATATCCTCAACCATACGGCTGATAGGAACAGTTTTGCCCTGATACGGATCATGGGCGTGCAGGTTTACTCCTTTGATATAGATAGGCTTGCCATTAACCAGAAACTGCTTATTCTTCACCTCTACCGAACGGAAACCAAAATTATGACTCAACATCTCAACCACTTCACCCTGCTCGTCTAAGAGTGTAAGCAAAATGGTGTAAAGATTAGGTTTTTCGGCTGTCCATTTTTTGGGGTTCTCAACAAAGCCTTGGATATTTATTGTATGCTCTGCCGATTTAGGAAGGCTCTTAATTGATGCTTTAAGTCTTGGGTCAACAGCAACGTTCTGTCCCTGAGCATCTATCAGATCAACCTTAACTGTATGCGGCTTGGAGAATCTTTTGCCGTAATTGACCAAATCCATATTAACGTTCAATTTGGCGTTGCGGTAATCATCGTCCAGTTCAGCGGTTACAAAGAAATCACGAATATGCACTTTCGGCATTGCTGAGAGAAACACATCGCGGAAAATCCCGCTCATTCGCCACTGGTCTGCATCTTCAATATAGCTTGCATCCGACCAGCGATAAACCTCTGCTGCGATCGTGTTTTCTCCAGACTTCAGCAGATGAGTTATGTTAAATTCTGCCGGGGTCATACTTCCCTGACTGAAACCAACCTTTTCTCCATTTACCCAAAGATAAAATGCACTTGATACCCCATTAAAAGTTACAAACACCTCACGTCCAGACCAGTTTTTCGGAATATCGAAACTGCGGCGGTATGACCCCACAGGGTTTTCGTTATGATTGACATACGGAGGATTAACTTCAAACGGCCAATCATAAACGAATCGATTAAGGTAAGCGGGGAAATCATAGCCCTGCATTTCCCAGTTGCCGGGAACATTTATCAAGCTCCAATTGCTGTCATCAAAATCTGTTTTGTAAAACATCTTGGGACGGTCTGCAGGACGCTGCGACCAATTGAATTTCCAATCACCATTCAGGGTTTGATAAAATTTGGACTCATCCCGCTGCCCTTGAAGGGCAAGTGTTCGATTCGAATACGGCATCAAAGTGGCATGTGGGCGCTCTTTATTGATATTGAACACCTTGGGGTTTTCCCAGTCCGGAGCATCATCTTGAGCCGTTCCTGCCGCTGCAATAATTAATGATGCTGTGAGCAGCAAAACCGAATTTTTAAGCTTAATCTTCATCCATTATCCTTTCTTGTTATGTTTTTATAAATGCTGTGGTTAATATTTTCCTGCGTGAGCTGATTAAATCACTGCTGCACCCAAAATTCAATGGAAAACGGCGGAACTTCACACGAAATCTGCTCTCCGCTGCTGCTGCCAATGAAGTCCCCATCGTTATTGCGAGTTTGTGAAGTGTATCTATAGCCTTTGAAAACTTCATTTACACCAACATCAACATTAAAGACAAACGGGGCGTCTGGAGATCGGTTAGTTACCGCTAATACTAATTTCCCATCAGGCGTCTTCCATGCCAATATACGATTATCCATACGGACGCTGTCTTCATCAACATTATATATTACCGAGTCCCAAGGCATATACTTAAGAAAGCCGGCAATTGCGTTCCAATGATACCAATTGTACTGCCAGTGCCCCTTTTCTATGCTCGCATATTTGCTGAAGTCGCTGTCGCTTGAAGGACGCCAAAATCCCAAACCAAACCTTTCTCCAAGCAACTCAGTAGGCTTGAGAGCATGCAGCCAAAACCATGTTGGAGATTCAATAAACGAAAACCAATTCATTATAGATTGAGCAGTATTGACTGTCCTCCACGCAGAACCTGCTCCGAGATTATACTGCCATTCGCTATTAAAAACGGGCTTGCCTTCCGTATCCATATTGAAATGTGATTCTGCATACCTGATTTTTTCATCGGAGTTTTTGCCCTGCCAATGCCAAGACCAGCCATCTACATATTGCAAAGCAGAAGGGTCATCTCTCAATAATTCACTGCCATGGCCGTATTGGCCGGCCTCGCTGTCGGCATGAATAAAAAGCTCGGGAAAAGAAGATTTTATAATCGGCGCTACAACCTTAAAAGTATCGTAATACTGCTGATCGGTGTATTCGCAGCAGCCATAGCCGGCACCGCTAACGCTGGGCTCATTCTGCAGAGAAAACATTTTGACAGGCGCAATATTTTCCTGGACATACTGCAAATCATCCACAATTGAATTCCCAAAATCAGTTAGAAAGGCCTCATCAAATTGTTTCAAAGAACCGCCTATGAACTTATTATTCGATTTAAAATACGGAGCAGGAGACCAGTACTCAAAGTTAAAGCCTTCAATGCCGGATTCTTCTATCATTTCAGCCATTTCCCTGTTTTGCGAGCTCCAGCTCTGCTCAAACTGCTTTTGCTCATCATTCAGCCCTGTATAAAAGAGCCCCATTGGAAGACGCATATAACGGAATCCATGGCCGAATCCGAGCAGCTCATCATAAAAGCGCTGGCGCTCGCTTTCAGTTAAATCAGAAGGAATGCCTCGGGCTCTGTTAGAATCAGAACCTCTCAAATCTTCAGGCTGAATCTCCACGCCAAGCCCCCAAACGGTTTGCTTGCTCTGGTTGTGCTGAACAATGTATGTACCTGTTTCTGCGTCTTGCAGCGGCGGAGTCTGAGGAGGCGGAGCGTCTTGAGAGAGCGCATATTCAAATTTGATTGAATCGGCAATCACAATCCCATCAGCATCGTTAGAAAGCTCCACGTATCCTGAACGTCCGGCACGCCCCTGCTCGAAGAAATGAGTACCTAAAAGTTTCCATTCACCGCCCGGCTGTCGCTGGTCGACCAAATATGTAGTTTCCCCGCCTTTATGATATACAGTGTAAGGTGCATTTGAAGCACGGTCAGGTCTGCCGTCCGGAAGCCAGTAATAAACATTATACCATCCCGGCACAAGAAAGCCTGTAAAATCAGGTCCCCATGGCTTCCAAGCAAATTTTTCAATAGTATCGCAGGGCTCAAGAGGAGGCCAGCGAAACCGGCAGTATCCAGGCGTAGAATAACTATACCATCTTCCATAGTGGTTCTGCGCGAATTGAGATGTTGGCCACCAGCCAGCAGTTCTTTCTCCATTGATTCCCCAGCCTGCTGTAACGATAATATCAGGGCTTACCAACTGAATATTATCTATACCAATTTTATAACCGCTGCTGTTGTCATTTTTCCCAATCGTCCTGAATTCAAATATTTTTGTGCCAGAGCTGACAACATCCAAAACCCCCATGATTTCCATAGAATAAGATTCTTCAGGGCTGTACTGATCTACAATTGCTCCCAACGGTTCATCATCTATATAAAGCTGATACTGCCCACCGTCTTGCCCATTGACATTTCTAACAGTAACAACTTGATTTCCAGTTTCAGTTATATCAACAGGGACTCGCAGAATCTGGCT
This window of the Sedimentisphaera salicampi genome carries:
- a CDS encoding sodium:solute symporter family transporter, encoding MTEFDIVIFLGYIAGLLTLGILYSSQIKNTKDMFAAGESSPWWIAGISGHMAMFTSGTFVVWGGIAFRQGLVGVSILMMIGISAWLVAFTIAARWKVSGAVTPAEYIENRFGRKAVHFYSWISTIFRMIDVGIALYAVSVILSALIVVPEGHFLAGSNSQTLSVYWAIVICGVSMVLVAAAGGLWAVLMADVIQFVVLTASVLIVIPLLLNEVGGIKSFIDNAPERFFIPYSREFPPLFLVGWVIIHFFKIGGQWAFVQRFLCVSSKQDAKKAALLFGLLFLVSPIFWMLPPMMYRIIDSNANSEKAFIMACQSVLPSGMLGLIAASMFAATASTVNSQINVFAGAFSREIYGKIARFRITEKSMLLFGRFVSLLLGLIVISIAVLIPSLGGAENVVLHLTGMLVTPIVLPSIWSLFSRKIGFSSVIATFSVSIAGMILLKPFIESKSGFIENPLLLEIWIIGIILPVSVLLLFEFTGSNESINSSRVIEIRDSADKVPSLAKAGRLRHFLISAYVLSTGLVILIIAVLNEQGRKVLLIAASALILAVIIINFRLLKNKFGD
- a CDS encoding xylose operon transcription regulator XylR, which produces MKQLLILVDTSRGPGRSFLSGVESYLRFNPSWDVLLPPPKYVCDSGLFPAKWCNQQNPDAMIVFGYYDIKNILSFNKPKVVMSLDNTAGSDVAALKADSEAIAQMAGDYLFALGHKRFGYISCGNITWANERKTAFNRIIEQNGAELYSYNLNLSSSTKINQARKELADWIYSLPKPIALLVCNDDIARIVLDACKLVSVSVPEEVSVLGVDNDSLICHLSRPALSSIELDFEGAGYRTLEHLDRIISGEETARVMNIEPVRIVTRQSTDVLAVEDPIVREALIFIRSNYQRKISVSDVTDHICFSRSALEKRFDAAINRSVAGEITRLRIGMAKDKLLNSRLSVNLIASKFEFTNPQHFSRFFKNAVGITPDEFRKRYSKSNAVD
- a CDS encoding glycoside hydrolase family 2 TIM barrel-domain containing protein, which translates into the protein MKIKLKNSVLLLTASLIIAAAGTAQDDAPDWENPKVFNINKERPHATLMPYSNRTLALQGQRDESKFYQTLNGDWKFNWSQRPADRPKMFYKTDFDDSNWSLINVPGNWEMQGYDFPAYLNRFVYDWPFEVNPPYVNHNENPVGSYRRSFDIPKNWSGREVFVTFNGVSSAFYLWVNGEKVGFSQGSMTPAEFNITHLLKSGENTIAAEVYRWSDASYIEDADQWRMSGIFRDVFLSAMPKVHIRDFFVTAELDDDYRNAKLNVNMDLVNYGKRFSKPHTVKVDLIDAQGQNVAVDPRLKASIKSLPKSAEHTINIQGFVENPKKWTAEKPNLYTILLTLLDEQGEVVEMLSHNFGFRSVEVKNKQFLVNGKPIYIKGVNLHAHDPYQGKTVPISRMVEDIELMKQYNVNAVRTSHYPQSPEFYALCDEYGLYVIDEACIESHGVAFDPEETLADKPLWKDAHVDRVMSMAHRDKNHPSIIMWSLGNEAGIGQNFVAAADKLRELDQTRPLHYLPGYSKWEHPVTDIAAPMYQSIDSLVKYAKGDADRPLIMCEYSHAMGNSLGNFKGYWETIKKYDILQGGFIWDWVDQGLVKTTEDGEEYWAYGGDFGEPNHAGTFCINGIVMPDRTPSPEMPEVKKGYQEISVSAIDLKKGRFEITNEYFFKSLSFVDCQWKLLENGIVIKEESLSLPAIDPRTSEQVTVPFGKIKPEPGAEYILTIEFKLAEGTKWAPKGHVLAWQQFELPFSKAAEKTDYSNMAALNLKEKDGRFLVSGKDFSASVSKSTGELTSMKYKGKEFIKNPLSPNFWRAMTDNDDSRGNGLGHWLRDWKNAASKRTIKSVKAKQASDSLVAISVESEIPVGSAAYSTEYTIYGNGDVLITNKIAPDPDKPPMMRLGMQMQIPDEFSNVQWYGRGPHETYQDRKSGAAVALYEMEASELPFDYVLPQENGNRTDVRWAAFYNDDGLGFMAIAENLMNFSAWPYTQQQLEDAAHTVDLPEQTDFYTVNLDYKQMGVGGDNSWSKRSRPHEEYRLKAKPYQYSIRLRPFVSKKKSIYKIAK